A DNA window from Setaria viridis chromosome 2, Setaria_viridis_v4.0, whole genome shotgun sequence contains the following coding sequences:
- the LOC117843675 gene encoding pectinesterase, which translates to MAPPTVRPKLRPAAAKLPLTATVLSLALLLLPLGFVATHRAFSGGVAVSTSATGDERHREERVLLAGNKDDGNADAAAAAEHAAAVDRHCAGTLHREVCASTLASIPNLARKPLRDVISDVVARAAAAVRASSSNCSSYLRRPRGLRVRDRLALSDCLELFGRTLGQLGTAADELSAGNRTAEESIAGVQTVLSAALTNQYTCLEGFAGPSASEDGRVRPYIQGRIYHVAHLVSNSLAMLRRLPQRRRRRGREALEGYGRVRRGFPSWVSAGDRRRLLEPSAGAADLVVAKDGSGNFTTVGEAVAAAPNNSDSRFVIYIKAGGYFENVEVGPEKTNLMFVGDGMWKTVIKASRNVVDNSTTYRSATLAVVGTGFLARDLTVENAAGPSKHQAVALRVNADLSAFYRCSFAGYQDTLYAHSLRQFYRDCDVYGTVDFIFGDAAAVLQGCSLYARRPDPRQKNVFTAQGREDPNQNTGIVVQGGKVAAAADLIPVLANFTSYLGRPWKLYSRTVFIQTKMEELIHPRGWLEWNGSFALDTLYYAEYMNRGPGANTSARVDWPGYHVLTNATDATNFTVLNFIQGDLWLNSTAFPYTLGLS; encoded by the exons ATGGCGCCTCCCACTGTGAGGCCAAAGCTCAGACCAGCCGCCGCCAAGCTCCCCCTCACCGCCACCGTCCTCtccctcgccctcctcctcctgccgctCGGCTTCGTCGCCACCCACAGGGCATTCTCCGGTGGCGTCGCCGTGTCGACGTCCGCCACCGGCGACGAGCGCCACCGCGAAGAACGGGTGCTTCTTGCTGGTAATAAGGACGACGGCaatgccgacgccgccgcggcggcggagcacgcGGCCGCCGTGGACCGGCACTGCGCCGGCACGCTGCACCGCGAGGTGTGCGCGTCGACGCTGGCGTCCATCCCGAACCTCGCGCGGAAGCCGCTGCGTGACGTGATCTCCGACGtggtggcgcgcgcggcggcggcggtgcgcgcgTCGTCGTCCAACTGCTCGTCCTACCTCCGCCGTCCCCGTGGCCTGCGCGTGCGCGACCGCCTGGCGCTGTCCGACTGCCTGGAGCTGTTCGGGCGCACGCTGGGGCAGCtggggacggcggcggacgagctGTCGGCGGGGAACCGCACCGCGGAGGAGTCCATCGCCGGCGTCCAGACCGTGCTGTCGGCCGCCCTGACCAACCAGTACACCTGCCTGGAGGGCTTCGCGGGCCCGTCGGCGTCGGAGGACGGGCGCGTCCGGCCCTACATCCAGGGCCGCATCTACCACGTGGCCCACCTGGTGTCCAACTCCCTCGCCATGCTGCGCCGCctcccgcagcgccgccgccggcgcgggcgcgaggCGCTGGAGGGGTACGGGCGGGTGCGGCGCGGGTTCCCGTCGTGGGTGTCGGCGGGGGACCGGAGGCGGCTGCTGGAGCCGTCGGCTGGCGCGGCGGACCTGGTGGTGGCCAAGGACGGGAGCGGGAACTTCACGACGgtgggggaggcggtggcggcggcgcccaacAACAGCGATTCGCGGTTCGTGATCTACATCAAGGCGGGAGGGTACTTCGAGAACGTGGAGGTGGGGCCGGAGAAGACGAACCTGATGTTCGTCGGCGACGGGATGTGGAAGACGGTGATCAAGGCCAGCCGCAACGTCGTCGACAACTCCACCACCTACCGCTCCGCCACGCTAG CGGTGGTGGGCACGGGTTTCCTGGCGCGCGACCTGACGGTGGAGAACGCGGCGGGGCCGAGCAAGCACCAGGCGGTGGCCCTCCGCGTCAACGCCGACCTCTCCGCCTTCTACCGCTGCAGCTTCGCGGGGTACCAGGACACGCTCTACGCCCACTCCCTCCGCCAGTTCTACCGCGACTGCGACGTCTACGGCACCGTCGACTTCATcttcggcgacgccgccgccgtgctccaggGCTGCAGCCTCTACGCGCGCCGACCGGACCCCCGCCAGAAGAACGTCTTCACCGCGCAGGGGAGGGAGGACCCCAACCAGAACACCGGCATCGTCGTGCAGGGCGGcaaggtcgccgccgccgcagacctCATCCCCGTCCTCGCAAACTTCACCTCCTACCTCGGACGGCCGTGGAAGCTCTACTCGCGGACGGTGTTCATACAGACCAAGATGGAGGAGCTCATCCACCCCAGGGGTTGGCTCGAGTGGAACGGCAGCTTCGCGCTGGACACGCTCTACTACGCCGAGTACATGAACCGTGGACCCGGCGCCAACACGTCGGCCAGGGTTGACTGGCCCGGCTACCACGTCCTCACCAACGCCACCGACGCCACCAACTTCACCGTGCTCAACTTCATTCAGGGAGACCTCTGGCTCAACTCCACAGCCTTCCCATACACATTGGGCTTGAGCTAG
- the LOC117846039 gene encoding uncharacterized protein, which yields MATARALRLVASRPSATHRSLLAVHRRLLSAASTESGGAGDAAVYSGDAPSDDYTERAPRSSGAEAATKGGHGKHAPSAPGGKERVPPFAPSGGKLGSQELADPTGASSFTQKRRVSSGPGAAARDAREEATPGGEESAARKVREEDREYYRTHKPSPLAEVEFADTRKPITRATDGGASDRDADVPARTVEDTVDDSLARAEAMFREAASRGNPEWPHSRALAEMLARRQQEQGDGDGSSRASWGS from the coding sequence ATGGCAACGGCACGAGCTCTCCGCCTCGTGGCATCGAGGCCGTCCGCCACCCACCGCAGCCTCCTGGccgtgcaccgccgcctcctATCCGCCGCCTCGACGGAATCCGGTGGCGCGGGTGATGCGGCCGTGTACTCCGGCGACGCGCCGAGCGACGACTACACCGAACGTGCCCCGAGGTCCTCCGGCGCAGAGGCGGCCACCAAAGGCGGCCACGGCAAGCACGCGCCATCGGCGCCCGGCGGCAAGGAGCGCGTCCCGCCGTTCGCACCCTCGGGGGGGAAGCTGGGGTCCCAGGAGCTCGCGGACCCGACGGGAGCCTCGTCGTTCACGCAGAAGCGGCGGGTGTCGTCCgggcccggcgccgcggcgcgggacgCGCGCGAGGAGGCGACGCCCGGCGGCGAGGAGTCCGCGGCGCGGAAGGTGAGGGAGGAGGACAGGGAGTACTACCGGACGCACAAGCCGTCGCCGCTGGCGGAGGTGGAGTTCGCGGACACCAGGAAGCCCATCACGCGCGCCACGGACGGCGGCGCGTCGGACCGGGACGCGGACGTGCCGGCCCGGACGGTGGAGGACACGGTGGACGACTCGCTGGCGCGCGCCGAGGCCATGTTCCGGGAGGCCGCGTCGCGGGGGAACCCCGAGTGGCCGCACTCCCGCGCGCTCGCCGAGATGCTGGCGCGCCGCCAGCAAGAGCAAGGGGACGGCGATGGGAGCAGCCGCGCGTCCTGGGGCAGCTAA
- the LOC117843101 gene encoding transcription factor bHLH61 — translation MMSRERKKATGLHEKLQILRSITHSRALSDTSIILDASEYIKELKQKVVRLEQEIAFEEAGALKQNSSPTVTVETLGHGFLVNVFSDKSCPGLLVSVLEAFDELGLSVLEATASCADTFRLEAVGGENQVGHVDEHVVKQAVLQAISNCSESDRQQEV, via the exons ATGATGTCGAGGGAGCGCAAGAAAGCAACCGGTCTACATGAGAAGCTGCAGATCCTGCGCTCCATCACTCACTCCCGCGCG CTGAGCGATACGTCCATAATCTTGGACGCGTCGGAGTACATcaaggagctgaagcagaaggtCGTCAGGCTGGAACAGGAGATCGCCTTTGAAGAAGCAGGCGCGCTCAAGCAGAACTCTTCCCCGACG GTCACTGTGGAAACCCTAGGGCACGGGTTCCTCGTCAACGTGTTCTCTGACAAGAGCTGCCCCGGGCTGCTTGTTTCTGTCCTGGAAGCGTTTGATGAGCTGGGCCTCAGCGTACTCGAAGCCACGGCATCTTGCGCAGACACATTCCGCCTCGAGGCTGTTGGGGGAGAG AACCAGGTGGGGCATGTGGATGAGCATGTCGTGAAACAAGCCGTGCTCCAGGCCATCAGTAACTGCTCAGAAAGCGATCGCCAGCAAGAGGTCTAG
- the LOC117843674 gene encoding probable acyl-CoA dehydrogenase IBR3 — MAKLTSELLRPVDPAHALDEAALLRYAAANVPGFPGPAPALALTQFGHGQSNPTYCIQATAPGGGRTTRYVLRKKPPGAILQSAHAVEREYQVLKALGAHTDVPVPKVYCLCTDASVIGTPFYIMEYLEGIIYPDNALPGVTPSKRRAIYLSTAKTLAAIHKVDVNAIGLQKYGRRDNYCKRQVERWEKQYLASTGEGKPARYQRMLNLACWLKEHVPQEDSSAGSGTGLVHGDYRADNLVFHPTEDRVIGVIDWELSTLGNQMCDVAYSCLPYIIDATPGERTSYGGFQHTGIPDGVPQLEEYLSVYCSFSARTWPAANWKFYVAFSLFRGASIYAGVYHRWTMGNASGGERAKFAGRIANTMVDCAWDFINRKNVLQEQPSRGFQVSEAPWQEFGREQEGSTSTKDQGKFVPSEKVMQLRKKLMKFIEDHIYPMEGEFYKHAQSTSRWTIHPEEENLKALAKKEGLWNLFIPLDSAARARKLLFEDHSLVSPGSSNDLLLGVGLTNLEYGYLCEIMGRSVWAPQIFNCGAPDTGNMEVLLRYGTKEQQKQWLVPLLEGKIRSGFAMTEPQVASSDATNIECSISRQGDFYVINGRKWWTSGAMDPRCKILILMGKTDFSAPKHKQQSMILVDIDTPGVHVKRPLLVFGFDDAPHGHAEITFENVRVPVTNILLGEGRGFEIAQGRLGPGRLHHCMRLIGAAERGMDLMVERALNRTAFGKRIAQHGSFLSDLAKCRIDLEQARLLVLEAADQLDRHGNKEARGILAMAKVAAPNMALKVLDMAMQVHGAAGLSSDTVLSHLWATARTLRIADGPDEVHLGTIAKLELQRARL, encoded by the exons ATGGCGAAGCTGACCTCCGAGCTGCTGCGGCCGGTGGACCCGGCGCACGCGCTCGACGAGGCCGCGCTGCTGCGCTACGCGGCCGCCAACGTCCCGGGGTTCCCGGGccccgcgccggcgctggcgctcaCCCAGTTCGGCCACGGCCAGTCCAACCCCACCTACTGCATCCAGGCCACCGCGCCCGGGGGGGGCCGGACCACCCGCTACGTGCTGCGGAAGAAGCCGCCCGGGGCCATCCTCCAGTCCGCCCACGCCGTCGAGCGCGAGTACCAG GTTCTCAAAGCTCTTGGTGCTCACACAGATGTCCCTGTCCCAAAGGTTTATTGCCTTTGCACAGATGCAAGTGTAATTGGAACTCCTTTCTACATAATGGAGTATCTGGAAGGAATAATATATCCTGATAACGCGTTGCCG GGGGTAACTCCATCTAAAAGGCGGGCTATATATTTATCTACTGCCAAAACTTTGGCTGCTATACACAAAGTTGACGTTAATGCCATTGGATTGCAAAAGTATGGGAGAAGAGATAACTATTGCAAAAGACAA GTAGAAAGATGGGAGAAGCAATATCTTGCATCCACTGGTGAAGGGAAGCCTGCACGTTATCAGAGGATGCTCAACCTAGCTTGTTGGTTGAAAGAACATGTACCACAAGAAGATTCGTCAGCAGGATCTGGAACAGGTCTTGTTCATGGTGATTACCGTGCTGACAATCTAGTTTTTCACCCAACAGAG GATCGAGTAATTGGTGTTATTGATTGGGAACTATCTACCTTGGGGAATCAGATGTGTGATGTTGCTTATAGTTGCTTG CCATATATTATTGATGCAACACCCGGTGAAAGGACTTCTTATGGAGGGTTCCAACATACTGGCATTCCAGATGGGGTTCCTCAACTGGAAGAGTACCTTTCCGTATACTGCTCTTTCTCT GCAAGAACCTGGCCTGCTGCAAATTGGAAATTCTACGTTGCTTTTTCTCTGTTTCGTGGGGCATCTATCTATGCTGGAGTGTATCACAGATGGACTATG GGTAATGCTTCGGGTGGTGAGCGTGCTAAATTTGCTGGCAGGATTGCTAACACTATGGTTGACTGTGCCTGGGACTTCATAAATAGAAAAAATGTGTTGCAAGAACAGCCTTCTAGAG GTTTTCAAGTCTCAGAAGCTCCATGGCAAGAATTTGGCAGAGAGCAGGAAGGTTCAACTTCTACAAAGGATCAAGGCAAATTTGTTCCTAGCGAAAAGGTTATGCAGCTTCGAAAGAAATTGATGAAGTTTATTGAAGATCACATATACCCAATGGAGGGTGAGTTCTACAAACATGCACAATCAACCTCAAGATGGACAATTCATCCAGAAGAAGAAAATCTTAAAGCATTGGCAAAGAAGGAGGGCCTATGGAACTTGTTTATTCCG CTAGACAGTGCAGCTAGAGCTAGAAAGCTACTATTTGAGGACCACTCTCTCGTTTCCCCTGGAAGTTCAAATGACCTTCTGCTGGGTGTGGGTCTCACTAATCTTGAGTATGGGTATCTGTGTGAGATTATGGGACGTTCAGTTTGGGCTCCTCAAATATTTAACTGTGGTGCACCTGATACAGGTAACATGGAG GTCCTGTTGAGGTACGGCACCAAGGAGCAACAGAAGCAATGGTTGGTTCCTCTATTGGAAGGGAAAATTCGTTCTGGATTTGCGATGACAGAACCACAAGTTGCATCTTCAGATGCAACTAATATAGAATGCTCAATATCGAG GCAGGGAGATTTCTACGTGATAAATGGAAGGAAATGGTGGACCAGTGGGGCTATGGACCCTAGATGCAAAATTCTGATTTTAATG GGGAAAACAGATTTTTCTGCACCTAAGCATAAACAACAGTCAATGATTTTAGTGGACATCGACACTCCTGGGGTGCACGTAAAGAGACCGTTGTTAGTGTTCGGTTTTGATGACGCACCTCATGGACACGCGGAGATTACTTTTGAGAATGTGCGTGTCCCAGTAACAAATATCCTGCTTGGGGAAGGACGGGGTTTTGAGATTGCTCAA GGAAGGCTCGGTCCTGGAAGACTACATCATTGCATGAGGCTAATAGGGGCAGCAGAACGTGGGATGGATCTGATGGTCGAGAGGGCCTTAAATAGGACTGCATTTGGAAAGAGGATTGCCCAGCATGGTTCCTTTTTATCAGATCTTGCGAAG TGTCGGATTGATCTGGAGCAGGCTAGACTTTTGGTCCTAGAAGCAGCGGATCAACTAGACCGACATGGGAACAAGGAAGCCCGGGGTATCCTTGCAATGGCCAAG GTGGCAGCTCCAAATATGGCCCTGAAGGTGCTTGACATGGCAATGCAAGTTCACGGTGCGGCTGGTCTGTCATCTGATACCGTCTTATCCCACCTATGGGCAACCGCCAGGACACTGCGGATTGCAGATGGCCCTGATGAAGTCCATCTGGGGACAATTGCGAAGCTGGAGCTGCAAAGAGCAAGGTTGTAA